One region of Streptomyces sp. NBC_00442 genomic DNA includes:
- a CDS encoding ammonium transporter yields the protein MPPGITLAADAPQLSSANTGFMLICSALVMIMTPGLAFFYGGMVRVKSTLNMLMMSFISLGIVTILWVLYGFSLAFGESNGFIGWSKAYFGLSGIGLVQLWPGYSIPIYVFAVFQLMFAVITPALISGALADRVKFSAWALFTALWVTVVYFPVAHWVWASDGWLFKKGVIDFAGGTAVHINAGAAALGVILVIGKRVGFKKDPMRPHSLPLVMLGAGLLWFGWFGFNAGSWLGNDDGVGAVMFINTQVATAAAMLAWLLYEKLRHGSFTTLGAASGAVAGLVAITPSGGCVSPLGAIAIGAIAGVLCAMAINLKYRFGFDDSLDVVGVHMVGGITGSLLVGLFATGGVQSTAKGLFYGGGLDQLGKQAIGVGAVLGYSLVVSAVLAFALDRTIGMRVPEDDEISGIDQVEHAETAYDFSGAGGGTAPRRAVAVPGDVAANKKVDA from the coding sequence ATGCCCCCAGGCATCACGCTCGCAGCTGACGCCCCGCAGCTGTCCAGCGCCAACACCGGATTCATGCTGATCTGCTCAGCGCTGGTGATGATCATGACGCCGGGTCTCGCCTTCTTCTACGGAGGCATGGTCCGCGTCAAGAGCACCCTCAACATGCTCATGATGAGCTTCATCAGCCTCGGCATCGTCACGATCCTGTGGGTGCTCTACGGATTCAGCCTGGCCTTCGGCGAGAGCAACGGCTTCATCGGCTGGTCCAAGGCCTACTTCGGGCTCAGCGGCATCGGCCTGGTCCAGCTCTGGCCGGGATACAGCATCCCGATCTACGTCTTCGCCGTCTTCCAGCTGATGTTCGCGGTCATCACACCCGCACTCATCAGCGGGGCGCTCGCCGACCGTGTCAAGTTCAGCGCGTGGGCCCTGTTCACCGCCCTGTGGGTCACCGTCGTCTACTTCCCGGTCGCGCACTGGGTGTGGGCCTCCGACGGCTGGCTCTTCAAGAAGGGCGTCATCGACTTCGCCGGCGGCACCGCCGTGCACATCAACGCGGGTGCGGCCGCCCTCGGCGTGATCCTCGTCATCGGCAAGCGCGTCGGCTTCAAGAAGGACCCGATGCGGCCGCACAGCCTGCCGCTCGTCATGCTCGGCGCGGGCCTGCTGTGGTTCGGCTGGTTCGGCTTCAACGCGGGCTCCTGGCTCGGCAACGACGACGGCGTGGGCGCCGTGATGTTCATCAACACCCAGGTCGCCACCGCCGCCGCCATGCTCGCCTGGCTGCTGTACGAGAAGCTCCGCCACGGCTCCTTCACCACGCTCGGCGCCGCGTCCGGCGCGGTCGCGGGCCTCGTCGCCATCACCCCGTCGGGCGGCTGCGTCAGCCCCCTCGGCGCCATCGCCATCGGCGCGATCGCCGGTGTCCTGTGCGCCATGGCGATCAACCTCAAGTACCGGTTCGGATTCGACGACTCGCTCGACGTCGTGGGCGTCCACATGGTCGGCGGCATCACCGGCTCGCTCCTCGTCGGCCTCTTCGCCACCGGCGGCGTACAGTCCACCGCCAAGGGCCTCTTCTACGGAGGCGGCCTCGACCAGCTCGGCAAGCAGGCCATCGGCGTCGGCGCCGTCCTCGGCTACTCCCTCGTGGTCTCCGCGGTCCTCGCCTTCGCCCTGGACAGGACGATCGGGATGCGGGTCCCCGAGGACGACGAGATCTCCGGCATCGACCAGGTCGAACACGCCGAGACGGCCTACGACTTCAGCGGCGCGGGCGGCGGCACCGCGCCCCGCAGGGCGGTGGCGGTCCCCGGCGACGTGGCAGCGAACAAGAAGGTGGACGCATGA
- the ftsY gene encoding signal recognition particle-docking protein FtsY: MEFVILAVVIALVAVGAISGLVVSSRKKKQLPPTAPPSTPTITAPPAEPQVGEDAAETAEEPRRTIEEVGLPEAPATPVVIEDPVVEAPALDVPEPTAGRLVRLRARLARSQNSLGKGLLTLLSREHLDEDTWEEIEDTLLTADVGVAPTQELVDRLRERVKVLGTRTPDELRTLLREELLNLLGTDFDREVRTEGGETVPGVVMVVGVNGTGKTTTTGKLARVLVADGKSVVLGAADTFRAAAADQLQTWGERVGARTVRGPEGGDPASIAFDAVKEGIAEGADVVLIDTAGRLHTKTGLMDELGKVKRVVEKHGPLDEILLVLDATTGQNGLVQARVFAEVVDITGIVLTKLDGTAKGGIVIAVQRELGVPVKLVGLGEGADDLAPFEPEAFVDALIGD, encoded by the coding sequence ATGGAATTCGTCATCCTTGCTGTAGTCATCGCCCTGGTCGCGGTCGGCGCGATCAGCGGGCTCGTGGTCAGCAGCCGCAAGAAGAAGCAGCTGCCGCCCACCGCGCCGCCGAGCACGCCGACCATCACAGCCCCGCCCGCCGAGCCTCAGGTCGGTGAGGACGCCGCGGAGACGGCGGAGGAACCGCGCCGCACCATCGAGGAGGTCGGCCTTCCCGAGGCGCCCGCCACCCCGGTCGTCATCGAGGACCCGGTCGTCGAGGCGCCGGCGCTCGATGTGCCCGAGCCGACCGCGGGCCGGCTCGTCCGGCTGCGGGCCCGCCTCGCCCGATCGCAGAACTCGCTCGGCAAGGGGCTGCTCACGCTGCTCTCCCGCGAGCACCTCGACGAGGACACCTGGGAGGAGATCGAGGACACCCTGCTCACCGCCGACGTCGGCGTCGCCCCCACCCAGGAGCTGGTCGACCGGCTCCGCGAGCGCGTCAAGGTGCTCGGCACCCGCACCCCCGACGAGCTGCGCACCCTGCTGCGCGAGGAACTCCTCAACCTGCTCGGCACCGACTTCGACCGCGAGGTCAGGACCGAGGGCGGCGAGACCGTTCCCGGCGTCGTGATGGTCGTCGGCGTCAACGGCACCGGCAAGACCACCACCACCGGCAAGCTCGCCCGCGTCCTGGTCGCCGACGGCAAGTCCGTGGTGCTGGGTGCGGCCGACACCTTCCGCGCCGCCGCCGCCGACCAGCTCCAGACCTGGGGCGAGCGCGTGGGCGCCCGCACCGTGCGCGGCCCGGAAGGCGGCGACCCCGCCTCCATCGCGTTCGACGCCGTCAAGGAAGGCATCGCCGAGGGCGCCGACGTCGTGCTCATCGACACCGCCGGCCGGCTGCACACCAAGACCGGGCTCATGGACGAGCTCGGCAAGGTCAAGCGTGTCGTCGAGAAGCACGGCCCGCTCGACGAGATCCTGCTCGTCCTCGACGCCACGACCGGACAGAACGGTCTGGTCCAGGCCCGGGTGTTCGCCGAGGTCGTCGACATCACCGGCATCGTCCTGACCAAGCTCGACGGCACCGCCAAGGGCGGCATCGTCATCGCCGTCCAGCGCGAACTGGGCGTCCCCGTCAAGCTCGTCGGACTCGGCGAGGGCGCGGACGACCTGGCCCCGTTCGAACCCGAGGCGTTCGTGGACGCCCTCATCGGGGACTGA
- a CDS encoding sugar porter family MFS transporter, protein MTSTAQAQASGGGHTAPDHLGHVIFITAAAAMGGFLFGYDSSVINGAVEAIRDRYAIGSGTLAQVIAIALIGCAIGAATAGRIADRIGRIRCMQIAATLFTISAVGSALPFALWDLAFWRVIGGFAIGMASVIGPAYIAEVAPPAYRGRLGSFQQAAIVIGIAISQLVNWGILNAANGDQRGKLLGIEAWQVMLGVMVIPAILYGLLSFAIPESPRFLISVGRDADAKKVLAEVEGKDVDLNARVAEIEHAMRSEHKSSFKDLLGSKMGFLPIVWVGIGLSVFQQLVGINVAFYYSSTLWQSVGIDPSSSFFYSFTTSIINIIGTVIAMVLVDRVGRKPLALVGSIGMAIALAVEAWAFSAHLVDGKLPNTEGVTALIAAHVFVLFFALSWGVVVWVFLGEMFPNRIRAAALGVAAAAQWIANWAITASFPSLSDWNLSGTYVIYAIFAALSIPFVLRYVKETKGKALEEMG, encoded by the coding sequence GTGACCAGTACCGCGCAGGCGCAGGCGTCCGGAGGCGGCCACACCGCACCGGACCACCTCGGCCATGTCATCTTCATCACGGCGGCGGCCGCGATGGGCGGCTTCCTCTTCGGCTACGACAGTTCCGTGATCAACGGCGCCGTAGAGGCGATCCGTGACCGGTACGCCATCGGCTCGGGGACGCTCGCCCAGGTCATCGCCATCGCCCTGATCGGCTGTGCGATCGGTGCCGCCACCGCGGGCCGGATCGCCGACCGCATCGGCCGCATCCGCTGCATGCAGATCGCGGCGACCCTCTTCACCATCAGCGCCGTCGGCTCCGCCCTGCCGTTCGCGCTCTGGGACCTGGCCTTCTGGCGCGTCATCGGCGGCTTCGCCATCGGCATGGCCTCGGTCATCGGCCCGGCCTACATCGCCGAAGTCGCCCCGCCCGCCTACCGCGGCCGTCTCGGCTCCTTCCAGCAGGCCGCCATCGTCATCGGCATCGCGATCTCCCAGCTCGTCAACTGGGGCATCCTCAACGCCGCCAATGGCGACCAGCGCGGCAAGCTCCTGGGCATCGAGGCCTGGCAGGTCATGCTCGGCGTGATGGTCATCCCGGCCATCCTGTACGGGCTGCTCTCCTTCGCCATCCCCGAGTCCCCGCGCTTCCTGATCTCCGTCGGCCGCGACGCGGACGCCAAGAAGGTGCTGGCCGAGGTCGAGGGCAAGGACGTCGACCTGAACGCCCGCGTGGCCGAGATCGAGCACGCGATGAGGTCCGAGCACAAGTCGAGCTTCAAGGACCTGCTCGGCTCCAAGATGGGCTTCCTGCCCATCGTCTGGGTCGGTATCGGCCTCTCGGTCTTCCAGCAGCTCGTCGGCATCAACGTGGCGTTCTACTACTCCTCGACGCTGTGGCAGTCCGTCGGCATCGACCCGTCGAGCTCGTTCTTCTACTCCTTCACGACGTCGATCATCAACATCATCGGCACCGTGATCGCGATGGTCCTGGTCGACCGGGTCGGCCGCAAGCCGCTCGCGCTCGTCGGCTCCATCGGCATGGCGATCGCCCTCGCGGTCGAGGCCTGGGCGTTCTCGGCCCACCTCGTCGACGGCAAGCTCCCCAACACCGAGGGCGTCACCGCACTGATCGCCGCCCACGTCTTCGTGCTCTTCTTCGCCCTGTCGTGGGGCGTGGTGGTCTGGGTCTTCCTCGGCGAGATGTTCCCGAACCGGATCCGCGCCGCCGCGCTCGGTGTGGCCGCGGCCGCACAGTGGATCGCCAACTGGGCGATCACCGCGAGCTTCCCGAGCCTGTCGGACTGGAACCTGTCCGGCACGTACGTCATCTACGCGATCTTCGCCGCGCTCTCGATCCCCTTCGTGCTCCGGTACGTCAAGGAGACCAAGGGCAAGGCGTTGGAGGAGATGGGCTAA
- the nsdA gene encoding transcriptional repressor NsdA, which produces MGGSGASGTSAGKRPNEQLSSWFVRSGWSKGELARQVNRRARQMGAHHISTDTSRVRRWLDGEMPREPIPRILSELFSERFGSVVAIEDLGLRQAHQSPSVSGVDLPWAGPQTVSLLSEFSRSDLMLARRGFLGTSLMLAAGPSLIEPMQRWLVPSPASEPGPPETAASARRPSRLSKPELELLESTTAMFRQWDAQCGGGLRRKAVVGQLHEVTDLLQEPQPAATARRLFKCAAELAELAGWMSYDVGLQPTAQKYFVLALHASKEAGDKPLGSYILSSMSRQMIHLGRPDDALELIHLAQYGSRDCATARTQAMLYAMEARAYANMGQPSKTKRAVRMAEDTFGDAGLDGEPEPDWIRFFSEAELNGENAHSYRDLAYVAGRSPTYASLAEPVMGRAVDLFGKDEEHQRSFALNLIGMATVHLLKREPEQSTVLAEQALRVAKRVRSERVNTRLRKTVDTAARDYADVAEVVRMTDLLTRELPETAEAV; this is translated from the coding sequence GTGGGCGGCAGTGGGGCTAGTGGTACGAGCGCCGGCAAGCGCCCCAACGAGCAGCTGAGTTCCTGGTTCGTACGGAGCGGCTGGTCCAAGGGCGAGCTGGCGCGCCAGGTCAACCGCCGGGCACGCCAGATGGGTGCGCACCACATCAGCACCGACACCTCCCGGGTGCGGCGCTGGCTCGACGGCGAGATGCCGCGCGAGCCGATTCCCCGGATCCTCTCCGAGCTGTTCTCCGAGCGCTTCGGCAGCGTCGTCGCCATCGAGGACCTCGGCCTCCGCCAGGCCCACCAGTCGCCCTCCGTGTCCGGCGTCGACCTGCCCTGGGCCGGCCCCCAGACGGTGTCGCTGCTCAGCGAGTTCTCCCGCAGCGACCTGATGCTCGCCCGGCGCGGCTTCCTCGGCACCTCGCTGATGCTCGCCGCGGGGCCCTCCCTGATCGAGCCCATGCAGCGCTGGCTCGTGCCCTCCCCGGCGAGCGAGCCCGGCCCGCCCGAGACGGCGGCGAGCGCCCGCCGCCCCTCCCGGCTCTCCAAGCCCGAGCTGGAACTGCTCGAATCCACCACCGCCATGTTCCGTCAGTGGGACGCCCAGTGCGGCGGGGGACTGCGCCGCAAGGCCGTGGTCGGCCAGCTCCACGAGGTCACCGACCTGCTCCAGGAGCCCCAGCCCGCCGCCACCGCCCGGCGCCTGTTCAAGTGCGCCGCCGAACTCGCGGAACTCGCCGGCTGGATGAGCTACGACGTCGGCCTCCAGCCCACCGCGCAGAAGTACTTCGTGCTGGCCCTGCACGCCTCCAAGGAAGCGGGCGACAAGCCCCTCGGCTCCTACATCCTGTCCTCCATGAGCCGCCAGATGATTCACCTCGGCCGGCCCGACGACGCCCTCGAACTGATCCACCTCGCCCAGTACGGCAGCCGCGACTGCGCCACCGCCCGCACCCAGGCGATGCTGTACGCGATGGAGGCCCGCGCCTACGCCAACATGGGCCAGCCCAGCAAGACCAAGCGCGCCGTGCGCATGGCCGAGGACACCTTCGGCGACGCCGGGCTCGACGGCGAGCCGGAGCCCGACTGGATCCGCTTCTTCTCCGAGGCGGAGCTCAACGGGGAGAACGCCCACTCCTACCGCGACCTCGCCTATGTGGCCGGCCGCAGCCCCACCTACGCCTCGCTGGCCGAGCCCGTGATGGGCCGGGCCGTCGACCTGTTCGGCAAGGACGAGGAGCACCAGCGCTCCTTCGCCCTCAACCTGATCGGCATGGCCACCGTGCACCTGCTCAAGCGGGAGCCCGAGCAGTCGACCGTCCTGGCCGAGCAGGCCCTCCGGGTCGCCAAGCGGGTCCGCTCCGAGCGGGTCAACACCCGGCTGCGCAAAACGGTCGACACGGCCGCCCGCGACTACGCGGACGTCGCCGAGGTGGTCCGGATGACCGATTTGCTCACCAGGGAACTGCCCGAGACGGCCGAGGCCGTCTGA
- a CDS encoding LLM class flavin-dependent oxidoreductase: MPFTVVRMNLVDPHATAASLSARYRAALEMAAYADDRGVDTVQTEEHHGTDNNWLPSPFTFAGAVFGATRRIAVTVSAIIGPLYDPLRLAEDIAVLDLVSGGRLVTVSGIGYRPAEYEQQGIEWGRRGKLQDELLETLLKAWSGEEFTFRGRRVRVTPRPFTEPHPMLLVGGSSRAAAGRAARLGLPFFPSAHLPELEAYYNEKRAEYGTEGFCMMPAAATPLLHISEDPDRTWAEYGEHFLHEARMYASWQSKDIRSAVKSAATTVEELRAEGVYRVLTPQECASLDAGSLVLHPLCGGMPVEEGWRSLHLFCERVLPAR; the protein is encoded by the coding sequence ATGCCGTTCACGGTCGTACGCATGAACCTGGTGGACCCGCACGCCACCGCCGCGTCGCTCTCCGCCCGCTACCGGGCGGCCCTGGAGATGGCGGCGTACGCCGACGACCGGGGCGTCGACACCGTCCAGACCGAGGAGCACCACGGCACGGACAACAACTGGCTGCCCTCCCCGTTCACCTTCGCCGGCGCGGTGTTCGGCGCCACCCGCCGCATCGCGGTGACGGTCTCGGCGATCATCGGCCCGTTGTACGACCCGCTGCGCCTGGCCGAGGACATCGCGGTGCTCGACCTGGTGAGCGGGGGCCGCCTGGTGACGGTCTCGGGAATCGGCTACCGGCCCGCCGAGTACGAGCAGCAGGGCATCGAGTGGGGCCGGCGCGGCAAGCTCCAGGACGAGCTGCTCGAAACGCTCCTGAAGGCGTGGAGCGGCGAGGAGTTCACCTTCCGGGGCCGCCGGGTGCGGGTCACGCCGCGCCCGTTCACCGAGCCGCATCCCATGCTCCTGGTCGGCGGCTCCTCGCGGGCGGCCGCGGGCCGTGCGGCCCGGCTCGGCCTGCCGTTCTTCCCGAGCGCGCATCTGCCGGAACTTGAGGCGTACTACAACGAGAAGCGCGCCGAGTACGGCACCGAGGGCTTCTGCATGATGCCGGCGGCCGCGACGCCCCTGCTGCACATCAGCGAGGACCCGGACCGGACGTGGGCGGAGTACGGCGAGCACTTCCTGCACGAGGCCCGGATGTACGCGTCCTGGCAGTCCAAGGACATCCGCTCCGCGGTGAAGTCGGCGGCGACGACGGTGGAGGAGCTGCGCGCGGAGGGCGTGTACCGGGTCCTGACCCCGCAGGAATGCGCGTCCCTCGACGCGGGCAGTCTGGTGCTGCATCCGTTGTGCGGGGGGATGCCGGTGGAGGAGGGGTGGCGGAGTCTGCACTTGTTCTGCGAACGGGTCCTGCCGGCCCGCTGA
- a CDS encoding cytosine permease, with product MNTGTTDEAQSTLETRGLEPVPDAERTARTRELFPTWVAANISVLLLTMGASLVVAYKLNFWQAIVVAVCAPILSYGLVGLIGIAGKRGGAPGMALSRAVFGQRGNLLPGSLIWVARWGWETINAVTGAYAVLTVLDILFGIKSNTFLIIITLAVFVVITFAISGLGIHVVQKCNKYATFLFGAFSVLVLVYLVMNTAWSAVFHQQAGKTSLMVTGIGMIAAGGVSWIPSAPDFARYLPRTASSRAIVGNSIGGAGIVVLPMVLMGAVMAVSTPDLASASDPVSFLGEILPMWIAVPYLLIALVGMLLINSMSMYSAGFTAQTLGFKIPRHWAVSVNAVISLVFGGILMLVATSFMGSFIAFLSLLAVAFSAWVGVFGADMLRRTEYDAKALLDTTRTSAYWYTGGFSPAAVVAWAVGLLGGLMFTKSDWFTGPLSANNPVGEYGLGWVATIVISGLLYLALPKPAVVPAEPAEPTEPAGQAKSSETLAV from the coding sequence ATGAACACTGGCACCACCGACGAAGCGCAGAGCACCCTGGAAACACGCGGCCTCGAGCCCGTCCCGGACGCGGAGCGCACCGCGAGAACCCGCGAGCTGTTCCCTACCTGGGTGGCCGCCAACATCAGCGTGCTGCTGCTCACCATGGGCGCCAGCCTCGTCGTCGCGTACAAGCTCAACTTCTGGCAGGCGATCGTGGTCGCCGTGTGCGCGCCCATTCTCTCCTACGGCCTGGTCGGGCTCATCGGCATCGCGGGCAAGCGCGGCGGCGCCCCCGGCATGGCGCTGTCGCGCGCCGTGTTCGGCCAGCGCGGCAATCTGCTGCCCGGGTCCCTCATCTGGGTGGCGCGCTGGGGCTGGGAGACCATCAACGCGGTGACCGGCGCCTACGCGGTGCTGACCGTGCTCGACATCCTCTTCGGGATCAAGAGCAACACGTTCCTGATCATCATCACGCTCGCCGTCTTCGTGGTGATCACGTTCGCGATCTCGGGTCTGGGCATCCACGTCGTGCAGAAGTGCAACAAGTACGCGACGTTCCTGTTCGGCGCGTTCTCGGTCCTGGTGCTCGTCTACCTCGTGATGAACACCGCCTGGTCCGCCGTCTTCCACCAGCAGGCCGGCAAGACCTCGCTGATGGTCACGGGCATCGGCATGATCGCCGCGGGCGGCGTCAGCTGGATCCCGTCCGCCCCCGACTTCGCCCGCTACCTGCCGCGCACCGCCTCCTCCAGGGCGATCGTCGGCAACTCCATCGGCGGCGCCGGCATCGTGGTCCTGCCGATGGTCCTGATGGGCGCGGTCATGGCCGTCTCCACGCCGGACCTGGCCTCGGCGAGCGACCCGGTGTCCTTCCTCGGCGAGATCCTGCCGATGTGGATCGCGGTGCCCTACCTGCTGATCGCGCTGGTCGGCATGCTCCTGATCAACTCGATGTCGATGTACTCGGCGGGCTTCACCGCGCAGACCCTCGGCTTCAAGATCCCGCGGCACTGGGCCGTCTCGGTCAACGCGGTCATCTCGCTGGTCTTCGGCGGCATCCTGATGCTGGTCGCCACCAGTTTCATGGGCTCGTTCATCGCCTTCCTCTCGCTGCTGGCCGTGGCGTTCTCGGCCTGGGTCGGCGTGTTCGGCGCGGACATGCTGCGCCGCACCGAGTACGACGCGAAGGCGCTGCTCGACACCACCCGCACCAGCGCCTACTGGTACACGGGCGGCTTCTCCCCCGCGGCGGTCGTCGCCTGGGCGGTGGGCCTGCTCGGCGGCCTGATGTTCACCAAGTCCGACTGGTTCACGGGCCCACTGTCCGCGAACAACCCGGTCGGCGAGTACGGCCTCGGCTGGGTCGCCACCATCGTGATCTCCGGGCTGCTCTACCTCGCCCTGCCCAAGCCGGCCGTGGTGCCGGCCGAGCCCGCCGAGCCCACCGAGCCCGCCGGGCAAGCCAAGTCGTCCGAGACCCTGGCTGTCTGA
- a CDS encoding bifunctional DNA primase/polymerase, translating into MGFTIGGSRGIRETGPGSWRRGRSARTSRTSEVIAVAEYTGLWGWDVAPGARSLNGACSCGSSSCTAPGAHPLSFAPHVPAGATLDEVSEAWSQCPGAAVLLPVGRSFDVLDVAAPAGRRALVRLERMGLPLGPVSTTPEGRTHFYVAPGASAELPGLLYRMGWDDAILDLRCPQRGSFVPAPPSGEVRWLRPPSLDTATRPPQARLLLGTLAYICHRSAA; encoded by the coding sequence ATGGGCTTCACGATCGGCGGCAGCCGGGGTATCAGGGAGACCGGGCCCGGCTCTTGGCGCCGCGGCCGCTCCGCACGCACGAGCCGCACGAGCGAGGTCATCGCGGTGGCCGAGTACACCGGCCTGTGGGGCTGGGACGTCGCTCCGGGCGCCCGGTCCCTGAACGGCGCGTGCTCCTGCGGCAGTTCCTCCTGTACGGCGCCGGGCGCGCACCCTCTCTCCTTCGCGCCGCACGTCCCGGCGGGCGCCACGCTCGACGAGGTGAGCGAGGCGTGGTCGCAGTGCCCGGGGGCGGCGGTCCTGCTGCCGGTCGGCCGGAGCTTCGACGTCCTGGACGTGGCGGCCCCGGCCGGGCGGCGGGCCCTGGTGCGCCTGGAGCGGATGGGGCTTCCGCTCGGCCCGGTCTCCACGACGCCCGAGGGCCGCACCCACTTCTACGTCGCTCCGGGCGCCTCGGCCGAACTGCCAGGACTGCTCTACCGGATGGGCTGGGACGACGCGATCCTGGACCTGCGCTGCCCACAGCGCGGCAGCTTCGTTCCGGCGCCGCCCTCGGGAGAGGTGCGGTGGCTGCGGCCGCCGTCCCTGGACACCGCGACCCGGCCGCCGCAGGCCCGTCTGCTCCTCGGCACGCTGGCCTACATCTGCCACCGCTCCGCCGCGTAG